The stretch of DNA TCTGAATTTCATCCTGGAGCTTTTTCTCTATTGCAAGTGGACCATGGACCGGGTTCTCTTTCCTAATCCTGGCCTCAATCATCATGGTCTCGGCCGTCTTACTTCTCTCGCCTTCTGTCACGGACGTCAGTATGTTAATGGCGTTTTGAACTCCAAAAAGCCAGTTCACATTCTCGAAGTCTTCAGCCTTTTCAGCCGGAAAATATGGCGCAAATATACAATCTGCGCCGCACCTCTTCCGTCGGTAGGTGCATGCTGCACATTTTTTATGAGACATTTTGTTAAATTGATTCAATATTGCTTTAGCCTGactctatatatataaattgattc from Primulina tabacum isolate GXHZ01 chromosome 3, ASM2559414v2, whole genome shotgun sequence encodes:
- the LOC142538387 gene encoding LOB domain-containing protein 27-like — protein: MSHKKCAACTYRRKRCGADCIFAPYFPAEKAEDFENVNWLFGVQNAINILTSVTEGERSKTAETMMIEARIRKENPVHGPLAIEKKLQDEIQRLRKEMQVVQEQLDLNKSKGKDKVG